The following proteins are co-located in the Fructilactobacillus carniphilus genome:
- a CDS encoding cysteine desulfurase family protein: MIYFDNSATTKVNPDVLATYNQVSENYWGNPSSLHNFGEKADQLLIQSRRQIASQLGVQPAEIFFTSGGTEGDNWVVKGTALAKRQFGRHLITTQVEHDAVKHSMQRMEELGFEVTYLPVDEEGRIRPDDLRQAIRSDTTLVSVMAVNNEMGAVQPLAEVAEILRDYPKIHFHVDAVQGIGKGLHDLIFNDRVDFVTFSGHKFHAPRGVGFIYGRTGKKLMPLLDGGGQERGQRSGTENLPAIAAMAKAVRLLKQHEQQTVATEQELRLNLRDYLQQFAKVHIFSGTGPHFAPHILCFAIEGVKGETIVHAFEEDDIYLSTTSACSSKKGLTSSTLSAMGVDPEIARGAVRISLSDQNTMAEVEQFKRVFAKLYEQFKTLS; the protein is encoded by the coding sequence ATGATTTATTTTGATAACAGCGCGACCACTAAGGTGAATCCGGATGTGCTAGCAACCTATAACCAGGTGAGTGAAAATTACTGGGGGAATCCCTCTAGTTTGCATAACTTTGGTGAAAAAGCAGACCAGTTATTGATTCAGTCGCGCCGCCAGATTGCCAGTCAGTTAGGCGTGCAGCCGGCAGAAATCTTTTTTACCAGCGGGGGAACCGAAGGAGATAACTGGGTTGTAAAAGGAACCGCGCTAGCTAAGCGTCAATTTGGGCGGCACTTAATTACCACTCAGGTTGAACATGATGCCGTTAAACACTCAATGCAACGAATGGAAGAGCTCGGATTTGAGGTAACGTATCTCCCGGTGGATGAAGAAGGGCGGATTCGTCCGGATGATTTACGCCAAGCAATTCGCTCGGATACGACCTTAGTTTCCGTGATGGCGGTAAATAACGAGATGGGCGCCGTGCAACCATTGGCTGAAGTGGCGGAGATTTTACGGGATTATCCGAAGATTCACTTTCACGTGGACGCCGTTCAGGGAATTGGCAAAGGATTGCACGATTTGATTTTTAACGACCGGGTTGACTTTGTAACCTTTTCGGGGCACAAATTTCATGCACCACGGGGCGTAGGCTTTATTTACGGACGAACCGGTAAGAAATTGATGCCACTTTTAGACGGAGGTGGTCAGGAACGCGGGCAACGAAGCGGGACTGAAAATCTACCAGCGATTGCGGCGATGGCCAAGGCCGTCCGCTTACTAAAACAACACGAACAGCAAACGGTGGCAACCGAACAGGAATTACGTCTGAACCTGCGGGATTACCTGCAACAGTTTGCAAAGGTCCACATTTTTTCGGGCACCGGACCGCATTTTGCGCCTCATATCCTGTGCTTTGCGATTGAAGGAGTGAAAGGGGAAACCATCGTGCATGCGTTTGAAGAGGACGATATTTATTTGTCAACAACCAGTGCATGTTCGTCGAAAAAAGGCCTAACTTCTAGTACACTGAGTGCAATGGGAGTGGATCCAGAAATTGCCCGCGGAGCCGTCCGCATTTCTCTGAGTGACCAAAATACGATGGCAGAGGTCGAACAGTTTAAGCGGGTTTTTGCCAAGTTATACGAACAATTTAAAACCTTGAGTTAA
- the ezrA gene encoding septation ring formation regulator EzrA → MLNVIIGIIVIIIIIYLAVVVYQRTQLKQAKAMNLELTRLKNLSLTDQLQAVGQLTLTGDSLTKFQEAQKKYQNVQQTQFPDVSQSLTAAEKDAKGVNFLQTRDDVDQAHAKLEAAATDLDQVQATLTNIQKMEQAHQQAVVDLETNYRKLRKTLLNDNSKYGPAIDALEGQLSSIEDTFADFSALTQRGDHQNAEAMLGDLKQATTSLEQKMESIPELYQLNHEQFVNQLQEIESAYAKSRAEGFCFADDDFSVTLKELQQAVQDNLENIKHLDLSFVREQDNEIEKRINDLYDRLETEMKARLFVDKQLDVIGRFIQHALQQNQTLADELERLSHNYSLEHGEVENTERLQEQISLINQKYQDDCQTIKENQAIYSQIAADLKQFQQSLTNIEKKQRALNDSIADLSEEEQQAQQTLEDLTAELHAIHRRVENLNLPGVSADYAEYFEMVSKEVQHLKATMNKAKISMDDVQKQLEQIKHDRDQLQDKTSDLIDQSLLAEQVIQYANRYAATNPAMAAAIHKAQQQFEQDYRYEDSLATIANALDQVEPGAFNRIEDNYYKNKAQNN, encoded by the coding sequence ATGCTAAACGTTATTATTGGGATTATAGTTATTATCATTATTATTTATCTTGCCGTTGTGGTGTACCAACGAACCCAATTAAAGCAAGCTAAAGCTATGAACCTTGAATTGACGCGATTGAAAAATTTATCGCTCACGGATCAATTACAAGCGGTGGGACAACTGACGTTAACGGGGGACTCGTTAACTAAGTTTCAGGAAGCCCAAAAAAAATATCAGAACGTCCAACAAACCCAATTTCCGGATGTGTCCCAGAGTTTAACGGCTGCTGAAAAGGATGCCAAGGGGGTTAATTTCTTACAGACACGTGATGACGTTGATCAAGCCCACGCTAAGCTGGAAGCGGCTGCGACCGATTTAGATCAGGTGCAAGCCACCCTCACGAACATTCAGAAAATGGAACAGGCCCACCAACAAGCCGTGGTTGATTTAGAAACTAATTATCGAAAACTGCGCAAGACCTTGTTAAATGATAATAGCAAGTATGGACCAGCGATTGATGCGCTGGAAGGACAACTTTCATCAATTGAAGATACCTTTGCAGACTTTTCGGCGTTAACCCAACGTGGTGACCATCAGAATGCAGAAGCCATGCTAGGGGATTTGAAGCAAGCTACGACTTCTTTAGAGCAAAAGATGGAGTCCATTCCAGAACTGTATCAGTTAAACCACGAGCAGTTTGTGAACCAGCTGCAAGAAATTGAATCAGCGTATGCCAAATCACGGGCAGAAGGATTTTGCTTTGCGGATGATGATTTTTCGGTGACCCTAAAAGAATTGCAGCAAGCCGTTCAGGATAACTTAGAAAACATTAAACACCTTGATTTGAGTTTCGTAAGAGAACAAGATAATGAAATTGAAAAGCGGATTAACGACCTTTATGATCGGTTGGAAACGGAAATGAAAGCCCGGCTGTTCGTTGATAAACAGCTTGATGTGATTGGTCGCTTTATTCAGCATGCTTTGCAGCAAAATCAAACTCTCGCGGATGAATTAGAACGGTTGAGCCATAATTATTCATTAGAACATGGAGAAGTGGAAAACACCGAACGGCTCCAAGAGCAGATTAGTTTGATTAACCAAAAGTACCAGGACGACTGCCAGACGATCAAAGAAAACCAGGCCATTTACTCCCAAATTGCGGCAGACCTGAAACAATTCCAGCAATCCTTGACGAACATTGAAAAGAAGCAACGGGCGCTGAATGATTCGATTGCCGATTTAAGTGAGGAAGAGCAGCAAGCGCAACAGACTTTAGAGGATTTAACTGCCGAGTTACATGCCATTCATCGTCGGGTTGAAAACCTGAACTTGCCTGGGGTCTCTGCAGACTACGCCGAGTACTTTGAAATGGTTTCTAAAGAAGTGCAACATTTGAAAGCCACCATGAACAAAGCTAAAATTAGTATGGATGACGTCCAAAAGCAGTTGGAACAAATCAAGCACGATCGTGATCAACTTCAGGATAAGACCAGTGACTTGATTGACCAGTCGTTATTAGCGGAACAAGTGATTCAGTATGCGAACCGTTATGCAGCAACGAACCCGGCAATGGCAGCCGCCATTCATAAGGCTCAGCAGCAGTTTGAACAGGACTATCGGTACGAGGATAGCCTTGCGACGATTGCCAACGCTTTGGATCAGGTTGAACCGGGTGCCTTTAACCGAATCGAAGACAATTATTACAAGAATAAAGCCCAGAATAATTAA
- a CDS encoding YueI family protein, with protein MPNENNVQDRLDQAMNGGTPQINPDEQRQYLGTFRERVALVVSVREVGNDAAIKQVRQLLEQHSNYSVLINGNLDSALQSPYLKLAGELHAKFTLKNNADYGTAADQAAVVIAAPNAINVESIAFHAPAPQPEEPQKSGHQSFWQRLFHH; from the coding sequence ATGCCAAACGAAAATAACGTCCAAGATCGTCTGGACCAAGCTATGAACGGGGGCACGCCCCAAATCAATCCTGATGAGCAACGCCAATACCTCGGAACATTCCGCGAACGAGTCGCCCTGGTCGTCTCCGTCAGAGAAGTTGGTAACGATGCCGCCATCAAGCAGGTCCGACAATTATTAGAACAACATTCTAACTACAGTGTATTAATAAACGGTAACCTAGATAGTGCGCTCCAAAGCCCTTACCTTAAGTTAGCCGGTGAGTTACACGCCAAGTTTACCCTTAAAAACAACGCTGACTACGGAACCGCTGCTGATCAAGCGGCCGTTGTAATTGCTGCTCCGAACGCCATCAACGTGGAATCAATTGCGTTTCATGCCCCTGCTCCGCAACCAGAGGAACCACAAAAATCTGGCCATCAATCCTTTTGGCAGCGCCTGTTCCATCATTAA
- a CDS encoding universal stress protein yields MLQEYRNILVPVDGSYGAELAFEKAVAIAKRNESHLHLVHAIDTRAYQDVSSFDNSIVDEITDKSKKRLEKYVQTAHEAGLEDIDYSIEYGAPKTIIAKDLPHELNVDLIIMGATGLNAVARLLIGSVTEYVTRSATCDVLVVKTNLKNELIPERQLGKQSN; encoded by the coding sequence ATGTTACAAGAATATCGCAACATCCTAGTTCCCGTTGATGGTTCTTACGGTGCTGAATTGGCCTTTGAAAAGGCCGTAGCCATTGCCAAACGAAATGAATCTCACTTGCATCTCGTTCATGCCATTGATACGCGGGCTTACCAAGACGTTTCTAGCTTTGATAACAGCATCGTTGATGAAATTACTGATAAAAGTAAAAAACGACTAGAAAAGTACGTACAGACGGCGCACGAAGCTGGTCTAGAAGACATTGACTATTCGATTGAATATGGTGCCCCTAAAACCATTATTGCCAAGGATCTGCCCCACGAATTAAACGTCGATTTAATCATCATGGGAGCCACTGGACTGAATGCCGTGGCGCGCTTGTTAATTGGTTCAGTTACAGAATACGTAACGAGATCCGCAACTTGTGACGTCTTAGTGGTGAAAACCAACCTTAAAAATGAATTAATTCCCGAACGACAATTAGGAAAACAAAGCAATTAA
- a CDS encoding helix-turn-helix domain-containing protein produces the protein MLIFPSPQLLTELSRLVRTKRQQIHLSQAELARGICTQTTISTLENATSFSKWEIVPLLLTRLRIDPQELEKHYCQRYCYGEQQLQELESLLFQFKFKQGAQQLAHIKVENLDSRVLLSRYYCYSVFLQLMLEKNLEAAMIAFDHSLDYQTTTTNQPFIHGLAHLGEAATYQQLKFNRRAQQALIKALEQLEQQLQTKVESLLPLVRFGMAVTTLGLVLQLHAETQVACQLLINYLQQHYSYYCLADLYYLEASCFQALQQPATASHLMQRADQLVHLKNNSKLEQIYQIYQPKNS, from the coding sequence ATGTTGATCTTCCCATCTCCACAGTTGTTAACGGAATTGAGCCGCCTAGTTAGAACCAAACGGCAACAAATTCATTTATCTCAGGCTGAATTAGCCCGTGGGATTTGTACCCAAACGACCATTAGCACTTTAGAGAACGCAACCAGTTTTTCTAAATGGGAGATTGTCCCGTTGCTCTTAACGCGGTTAAGGATTGATCCCCAGGAGCTAGAAAAACACTACTGTCAGCGTTATTGCTATGGGGAACAGCAACTCCAGGAATTGGAAAGTTTATTATTTCAATTTAAATTTAAGCAGGGAGCCCAGCAACTGGCGCACATTAAAGTTGAAAATTTGGACTCACGCGTGTTATTGAGTCGCTATTATTGCTATTCTGTTTTTTTGCAACTCATGTTAGAGAAAAACTTAGAAGCCGCGATGATTGCTTTTGATCACTCTTTAGATTATCAAACCACTACAACAAACCAGCCCTTTATTCACGGATTGGCCCATTTAGGGGAGGCAGCCACGTACCAACAACTTAAGTTCAATCGTCGCGCCCAACAAGCACTTATCAAGGCTTTGGAACAGCTAGAGCAGCAGTTGCAGACAAAGGTGGAATCATTATTGCCGTTAGTCCGCTTTGGCATGGCCGTGACCACCTTAGGATTGGTGTTACAACTACATGCTGAAACACAGGTTGCCTGTCAGTTATTAATAAATTATCTGCAGCAGCACTATTCGTATTACTGCTTAGCTGATTTGTATTACCTAGAAGCCTCCTGTTTTCAAGCCCTGCAACAACCAGCGACTGCCAGTCATTTAATGCAACGAGCTGATCAACTGGTGCATCTAAAAAATAACAGTAAATTAGAGCAAATTTATCAAATATATCAACCTAAAAATTCCTAG
- the rpsD gene encoding 30S ribosomal protein S4 produces the protein MSRYTGPSWRISRRLGISLSGTGKELQRRPYAPGVHGQGRRQKLSEYGVQLREKQKMRYMYGLTERQFYSLFLKAGKIREGKHGDNFEIKLEQRLDNVVYRLGLATTRRQARQLVNHGHITVDGKRVDIPSYEVEPGQVVGVREKSKNLAIIKEAVEAVVSRPTYVSFDADKLEGSLTRLPQPDELNANIDTSLVVEFYNR, from the coding sequence ATGTCTAGATATACTGGACCAAGTTGGCGAATTTCTCGTCGACTCGGCATTTCTTTATCAGGTACTGGTAAAGAGTTACAACGGCGTCCTTATGCACCTGGTGTTCACGGTCAAGGGCGGCGTCAAAAACTTTCTGAATACGGTGTTCAATTACGCGAAAAGCAAAAGATGCGTTACATGTACGGCTTAACTGAACGTCAATTTTACTCCTTGTTCTTAAAGGCTGGTAAGATTCGTGAAGGTAAGCACGGTGATAACTTCGAAATTAAGTTGGAACAACGGCTTGATAACGTGGTTTACCGCTTAGGTTTAGCTACGACGCGGCGCCAAGCTCGTCAATTAGTTAACCACGGTCACATCACGGTCGATGGCAAACGGGTTGACATTCCTTCTTACGAAGTTGAACCTGGTCAAGTAGTTGGCGTTCGGGAAAAGTCTAAGAACCTCGCCATCATCAAAGAAGCAGTTGAAGCAGTGGTTAGCCGCCCTACTTACGTTTCCTTTGATGCTGACAAGTTAGAAGGTTCCTTAACTCGGCTTCCTCAACCTGACGAATTAAATGCTAACATCGACACTTCCTTAGTGGTTGAATTCTACAACCGTTAA
- a CDS encoding replication-associated recombination protein A, which produces MQKPLAYRMRPTKIEEVVGQPDLVGPGKIINRMVKAHLLSSMILYGPPGTGKTSIASAIAGSSKYAFRSLNAATDTKKDLQIVAEEAKMSGTVVLLLDEIHRLDKTKQDFLLPLLESGQIILIGATTENPYININPAIRSRTQIFPVHPLTSADIETAIERSLHDAERGLGNEPVDLDSAALHFLSHRTNGDLRSTLNALELAVRSTPKTKGRIHVTLKDVEACLQQQALTQDKDGDAHYNVLSALQKSIRGSDANAALHYAARLIEAGDLTSLIRRLMVIAYEDVGLANPPAAERAVTAVQAAERVGLPEAQIPLANAIIELSLSPKSNSAMAAMAAALEDVRSGNYGEIPLYLRDAHFKGAKELGHVGYQYPHNFKNGWVNQQYLPDQIKDAQYYQPKTTGKMERAYAEQYQKLQQAQHQDQTSKEDHHD; this is translated from the coding sequence ATGCAAAAACCACTCGCATATCGGATGCGTCCCACTAAAATTGAAGAAGTCGTAGGTCAACCAGACCTCGTTGGCCCCGGCAAAATTATTAATCGGATGGTAAAAGCTCACTTATTATCATCCATGATTCTATATGGTCCTCCAGGAACCGGGAAAACCAGTATTGCGAGTGCCATTGCTGGTTCCTCAAAATACGCTTTCCGCTCTCTAAACGCTGCCACCGATACCAAAAAAGATCTACAAATTGTGGCCGAAGAAGCTAAGATGAGTGGTACCGTGGTGTTATTGTTGGATGAAATTCATCGCCTTGATAAAACCAAACAAGATTTTCTTCTCCCCTTACTAGAAAGCGGACAGATTATTTTAATTGGCGCGACGACTGAGAATCCGTACATCAATATCAACCCAGCCATCCGCTCACGAACTCAAATTTTCCCAGTTCATCCGCTTACTAGCGCAGATATTGAAACGGCCATCGAACGATCCTTACATGATGCAGAACGGGGACTTGGGAATGAGCCGGTCGACCTTGATTCAGCTGCATTGCATTTTCTTAGCCATCGTACCAATGGTGATTTACGTAGTACTCTGAATGCCTTAGAGTTGGCCGTCCGTTCGACTCCCAAAACTAAGGGCAGAATTCACGTCACGCTTAAAGACGTTGAGGCTTGCTTGCAACAGCAGGCTCTAACCCAGGATAAGGACGGTGACGCCCATTATAACGTTCTCTCCGCCCTGCAAAAATCCATTCGGGGTTCTGATGCCAATGCGGCGTTGCACTATGCAGCCCGGCTAATTGAGGCCGGAGATTTAACCTCCCTCATCCGTCGGTTAATGGTAATCGCCTATGAGGACGTTGGCCTCGCCAATCCACCGGCCGCCGAACGAGCGGTCACAGCCGTGCAAGCCGCTGAACGAGTGGGATTACCCGAAGCCCAAATTCCCCTGGCCAACGCTATCATCGAACTTTCGCTTTCTCCTAAGTCCAACTCAGCGATGGCTGCGATGGCCGCTGCGCTAGAAGACGTTCGTTCCGGTAACTACGGAGAAATTCCTCTTTACCTTCGGGATGCTCATTTCAAAGGTGCTAAGGAACTAGGCCACGTCGGCTACCAGTATCCCCACAACTTTAAAAACGGTTGGGTCAACCAACAATATCTACCCGATCAGATTAAGGATGCTCAGTACTACCAACCTAAAACGACTGGCAAAATGGAACGCGCCTACGCTGAACAGTACCAAAAATTACAACAAGCTCAGCATCAGGACCAAACTTCCAAGGAGGATCATCATGATTAA